Part of the Methanobacterium sp. genome, TTACTGTTTTAAATGTGATAAAAAGTAATTACTCCAATTTAAGTGGAATGAAGTACATTATATGAAGGAGGAATATTATGGCGCCACATTGTGATACAATGGACGGACCTGTAGTTAATGCCGCAGAAATGGCTTTAGAAATGGAAGATATTAACTATATACTCCCCTTTGTGCCTCAAACTGCTGAAGACGAGCTTAAAGAGGCTTTCAGGAAAACTCTCTCTGTAAGGGAGCTAAGTGAAGAAGCAGGCGAACTTGCAGATCACTGGTTTTTTGAAACTGCAGTGCGTTTGCACAGAAAAGGAGAAGAAAAACCTTATGAAGGGCTTAAACCTGCAGAACTTGACTGGGGCCCAGTAATATCAAAGGCTGAAAAAGCTATTGAAGATGAAGATCCAGGGAAGGTTATTGACTTTTTGACTGGTGTTCTTGAGGATGAAATTCAAAAAAGATTTCAAAGAGCAATTTCACTAAAGGATCACGATATAAATGATATTAGCACTGCCAGAGAGTATGTAAATGCAATGCTTGGCTTTGTTCTATATTCTCATCATCTTTACAAATTTATAATAAATAGCGACCATAAATAGTAATACTGAGTTTGTTTAAAAGGTGAAAATATGGCAAAAATAGAAATTGAAAGACCTATGTGTATATCCTGTGGAAACTGTATTGATTTATGTCCTGAATTATTTGAATTTGCTGAGGATGGACTTTCCACTCTTATAGATGGGGAAAGAGTTGGGGATAATGATGAACAGGAAATAGAAAACCCTGGATGCGCTGTAGATGCTGAAGCAAGTTGCCCGGTATCAATTATTCATGTTTATAATTAACTGGAGGTCTAAAATGAGCGATATGATGGGAAATGTGTTTAAAACAGAAGATTTAATAGAGTACCAGGAAGGCTCTGTTGTAAGCAGGGAAATCATAAGAAAAGATACAGGCACTGTAACAATCTTTGCCTTTGACAAAGGAGAAGGCTTAAGCGAACACACAGCACCCTTTGATGCCCTGGTCCAGATAATAGATGGTAAAGCAGAGATAACAATTTCAGGTAAAAAAAACATACTTGAAAAGGGTGAAATGATCATAATGCCTGCAGATGAACCGCATGCACTTAAAGCACTTGAAAAATATAAGATGATTCTGACCATGATAAGGTCTTAAATCATTTATACTTTTTAAGCCCTCAGAGAAATTAATAGCTAAATTATGGTCATGAGCAAAATAGAGAGTAAATGGAATAAAAAGCTTTAAAGCAGATAAATAAATATTTATAATGGTTGATACTATTAAATAATTATGATCAATGAACTCATAGAAGGGGGTTACTCAGCACTACTTGAAAAACTTGGTGTTATAAGGTTTGTTCAATGGGATGTGGTAACCAGAGCTTCAGGTGTACCGGGTCCACTCAGGTCTGCCCATGTTGTGGATTACAATGCTTTATTGTTCTTCAGCGCTCTTTTGGTTTTTCTGTTTATCTTATACAAAATACAGCAGGTAGTGAGGGGAGACAGGAAAAATATGAAAAATCCGGGCATCAAAGAGAAGAAACGGCAGGTTAATCAGGAAATTAAATTTGACAGGAAATGAAAACTTAATCATTATATTCACAAATCCCCATATATTCACATTTTTCACATTTCTTTTTATTTAACTTAAATTCAGGTATCTCTTCCTTTTCAAACATGGTATTAATTGAATCAAGTACCTGGAAGAGTTTATTATGTAAAATCGAGTTTATTACAACCGGTCTTCTTTCAAATATTCTGGTATAATAAACAAAACCAACAAGAACTTCTTTATTCAATTCATAATCTATTAAAGCAGCATATGCTGCAATTTGAAGCGAATCAGATAGCCATGTACCTTTTGGAGGAGGAAAACCTGTTTTAACCTCAACTGGATAATATATACCATTAATTATCTCAATTTTATCTACTTTGCCCTTCAAATTCAGTTCTTCACTTTCAAGGGAAAATTCCAGAAGTGATTGAGGAAACAGCAATTCAGAAATTTCCATTCCCTGTTTTTTAGCTGTTTCCATCAATTTTTTAATCTTCAAAACATTTAAGCTTGCCTCTATTATCAGATCTTCTTTTAATTCATTGAAAAATTTATTTAAATCCTCCTGATTAGAATTATTCATGTATTTAAGCTGCAGATCGTCTATAAATTCGGGAATTCCATTTAATATAATTTTTTGAATTTCTGCAATTTCCATATCTCTTTTAATATTCCATATATTATGCTTGAGGATTTCTTCAAAACCTCTTCTAACTTCGTGGATGACTTTTCCAGTTGTAATTTCACTGTTTTGAACTTTAAGGTTCATAGTATGTTTTAAATACAGTTTTGCAGGGCAATAAATGAATTCTGATATTTCAGAGACCTTTAACATTTTAGCACCGTTTACTATCTAAAACCAGTTTAAATATTAATCAGCTATGTTTAACTGGTTTATATCTTTCTTAAACTGGTATAAATAGTATGCGTATGTTATTACTCTCTAAAACTTGAATTAATTTATAGAAATGATTAGATTTTAAAATGCCAGGATTTAAATTAAAAAAATCAAAAAAAGAAATTTCAAGTAGCCAGGCTCACTGAGATTCCTTGATTTCGTTTATCAATTGGTGGTAAAAGCTCATGAATTCGTTTATATGGTATCTTATGTACCCGATATCATCATATTCTTCTTTGGAGGGGTCCAGTCTTAATACGACGAATAAATTCAGCTTTTTATTATCGTCAATGAATGCGCTTTCATTATATTTAGCTAATTTACTTTCAATCTCGTTTTTCCATTCCTCAGGGGAGGTGTTATCTATAAAACAGAGATCAAGTCCTTTTTCCCCATAACAGCCAAGATATTCTAACATACTTTTTTATATGTTATTTATTACTATTATACTTTATTACGTATATAGCTCTTTAATAATAATTCATTGGAGGAAACACTTAATGAAATCTTTGTATTAATCAGCACAAGAATAGAAAAGAAATTGTTATCAGTCCTCTAAAACTCTAATAAATAGGGTATCATTTTTTACAAAGTGGAGGGCATTAATCTCTTTAATCGCATTCTGCATGTTTTTCTCAAGTGCTTCATGCATCACCATGAAAATAGGAACTTCCTGACCTTCATCCTTTTTTTTCTGATTCACGGCTTCTATACTAATATCATATTTACTTAAAATACCTGAAATAACATGTAAAACTCCAGGTTTATCAACTGCGGTAAGACGCAGATAATATTTCGATTTTATATCCTCAATGTTCTTTATCTGTTTAACCTCAGTATCAGCTGGACCGTAAATGTTTTGCCGTTCCATATTTTCCATTATATTCAGACAATCCCCCACAACCGCGCTTGCAGTTGGCATCATCCCTGCCCCCTGCCCATACATCATAACAGGGCCAACTATATCTCCAACAATGTAAACACCATTAAATACACCGTTAACAGATGCAAGAAGATGATTCTGAGGTATTAAAGTTGGATGAACTCTTACTTCAAGTTCACCGCCATTAATTCTTGAAATGGCCAGTAATTTAATGGAATAACCCATCTCATTTTTTATAAATTCAATATCTTCCTGCTTAATCCTGCTTATTCCTTCCACATGGAAATTGTCCTGTTTAACATAAACTCCAAAGCCCAGTATAGTAAGTATAATTAATTTCTGGGCAGTATCATGACCTTCAATATCAAAAGCTGGATCCTGTTCAGCATAACCCTTTTCCTGAGCCTCTTTTAATACTTCTTCAAAACCAAGGTCTTCATCAGTCATTTTTGTTAAAATGTAATTTGCAGTACCGTTTATTATACCATAGATTGATTGAATGTGATTTGCACCTAAACTTTCATTTAAAGGATGCAGTAAAGGGATACCTCCACCCACACTTGCTTCAAAGCAAATTCGGACATTATTATCATTTGCAGATTGTAGAATTTCCTCCCAGTGCTTTGCAAGCAGTGCTTTGTTTGCAGTTACCACATGTTTTCCATTAGACACAGCCTTTAAAATAAAACTCTTTGCTGGCTCATATCCGCCTATAAGCTCTATTACTATGTCAATTTCTGGATCTTCTAAAATATCATTAACATCAGTGGATAAAATGTTTTTATCAATTTTAACTCCTCTATCGGTTTCTATATCCAGATCAACAACTTTTTTAAGCTTTATCTTTGCTCCAACTTTCTGTTCCATAAGGTCTAAATTCAGATTAAATGTTTCAACAACCCCTGCTCCAATTGTTCCAAACCCAATGAGCCCAATACTGTAAGTATCTTTCATTCAATACCTCCTTAAAGATAATAATTTATAAAAACACTGTTTTAAGCATGAAAATTATATTTTCGATACCCTGTCAAAAACTCTGTTTTTGATCTAAAAGAATTTTTAATTCTTTCAGTTTAATGTATTCACCTATTGATTCCCTTGTTGTGCCAACAACGATCCTGTATCTACTATTTGGACCTGTAACTTTTTCTAATTTACCCCTTGCAATTATTTTCTCACCTTCTTTTACCTGTCCTGAATAAGTATGGGTAAATGAAGCAATTTCAGTTATATCAACATCCCTACCATCTAAAATATTTACCTCCTCAATTTTATAAACTGCAGGGTTATCAAATGCTGCCATTGCATCTTTTACCCTACATTTAACCATTGCAGTGCCCAGAGATTCAAATTTTTCTTCCCCATATTTACCTTTAATTTCATTCCAGTCACGAGTTAGAAGAATATCAAACAGGGTCCCATCAATTACTCCCCTGTTATTTTTACGCTTTTCATACCACCTGAACTCTTCATAACTTAAAGAGGTATCCTTAATCCTTTTTTTATACAATTGAGCCCAATATTCATTGTCGATACTTTTTAAATCAGTTTTATCCTTAATCTTTCCAAATGTTTCCAGGGCTTTTCTGTGATTTCTAAGCCCATATATTACAAAATCAATATCAGAAACAGAAGGATCATATAAGCCAGTTAATATTGATCCAGAAACTCCCATTTTAGAATAAGGGATCCCCGCATGCTCATGAAAAATATCAGACAGCTTTACAACCTTATTAAGCAAATCATCATTATTAGAATTATTCATTATCTCTTTAAGTCGTTTTTCTGGACGTAATATTTCTTTTACTTTATTTAAAGGTACACCCATCATCTTAATATCTGTAATATCACAATTATACAGATATTCTGGATATTTACTGCTTAAAAACTTGTACGCCTGTTTTGAATCTACCTTTGTATATTTTCTACCATTTTTAGATCTTTCTCCATTTTTATCAGGGACATACCTTAAAAAGGACAGTATCCTATCTTCTGGATGAATGTATGCTGTTGTGGCAAAGTATAAATCATCAATGGTGTATATGAAATCTCTGATACGGACTCTCATAAATTTTATTTAACTACACAACATTATATATAATCACGCCATTAGAGAATGTTATAAATACAAAAATTGATATTGATATCAATGATAATATCCAGACTGAATCCTGATGAAGACCTTAAAAAGGGTATAATTGACATAATCAAACAAAATAAAATTAAGTCAGGTATAATTCTCTGTATTATCGGTAGTTTAAATTCTGCCACTTTAAGAATGGCAAACAGCAAAATCAAGACATTTAAAGGACCTTTTGAAATTGTTTCTGCAGAAGGTACTCTTACAGAAAATGGAATTCATGTCCATATTGCTATTTCTGATAAAGAAGGCCGTGTAATCGGCGGACATTTGCGCGAAGGCTGCATAATAAACACTACAGCAGAAATATGTATATTAAGATCAGATAAATCCCTGAAAAGAATTTTTGACCCCAAAACCGGGTATAAAGAACTTGTGGTTGAAAATGAAATATAAAAAACTGAAGGAATACCTGCTCTATGATGGAAGCCAGATTGAACCATTTTGGGCTTTTAAATACTTAAAATTAAAAGGTCCAAGTATAGTGTCATGGATAGGCCCCATGGAAATAAAACCAGCAAAGATCATGGATTATGAAGATGTGGGGCTTGAAATTAAGTCAGGTGAAATGGTTCATTTCATAATAGAACATTTTGATGTTCAACCTGCAGATATAAAAACCTGTTATCATAGACAGAGAATATTCGTAATGATAGTTAAGGATGTTTTAAATGAATTAGGAATAAAAACACGCCGTGAAGGTGATGATCTTTACTTTAATGATAAAAAACTCAGCGTTTCTATTGCTACATGCTCAAACAGCAGCATGAAAATACATTTCGGCATGAATATAAAAGATAAAGGCACTCCAGATGATGTGGATACAATAGGCCTCCTACAATGCAAAAATGATTTAGATAATGAGAAAATCAGTGCTTTAAGCTCTAAAATATGCAAAACTTATATTAATGAAATAGAATCAATTGAAGAAGATATAACAAAAACAAAGGTTTTAGGATGAAAATAGTAATTAATGGAATTCACGCTAATTTAAGGTTCTCATCAGCCCATATGATTCCTCTCCACGAATCCTGCGGAGGGATACATGGACATTCATATATTGTAGACGTTCAGTTTGAGGGGGAAAGAACAGGGGAATTTGGATTCGTCGTTGATTTTAAAAAAGCAAAGGATATTGTGCGTGGAATTTGTTCAAGACTTGATCACAGGGTTTTAATTCCGTCTCATAGCAAGACAATTGAATTTCAAAAAGAAGACGATAAATCCATAGAATTCAAAATCATGCAAAAAGAATACAGGCTCCCTCTTGAAGACTGCTGCCTCTTACCACTTGAGACAACATCTGCGGAGGATCTGGCAGAATATTTCGCCGAGGAAATATCTAAACATCTAAAAGAGACAGAAAACATATCAAGCGTCCAGATATGCGTCAATGAAGGTGTTGGACAGGGTGCTTATTTCAAGAAGTCTTTATAAGGCCTATGTAAGTGCGTAAAAATGAAAGCTGACGAAACTTTGACTGCCGACGAAAGTCGGAAGATTTTGACTGCTCGTATAAATGAGGTTTTCTCAAGTATTCAAGGTGAAGGCAAACTAATTGGTAGAAGACAGGTTTTTGTAAGATTTTCTGGATGTAATCTTAACTGTAACTACTGTGATACTCCAATGAGCAGAGATCCAGAGTATGGGGTTCTTTTTTCAACTCGCGAACTTTTCAGTTCCATAGATAAATTGATAACTCCTGATTTTCATTCTGTTTCTCTTACAGGAGGGGAACCATTATTACATGCTGATTTTATAAAAGAATTTCTTGAAGAATATGATTTGGACTGTTTGCTTGAAACCAACGGTTCATTGCCTGATAAAATCAAGAAAATAGTTAGTTTAATTAAATATGCCTCAGTAGACATTAAGTTACCAGAACATGATTCAACTCCAGACTATAATAAGCTGTTTAAAAACGAATTAAAATCACTAAATCTATTAATAGATGGGGGAGTAAATACATACTGTAAGGTAGTTATACTTCCTTCCACAAAAGTTAACATGATAAGTTCAATAGCTTCGAAGATAAGTGATGAAATTTCAAATACCAAAAAACTGTCAATGGTAATACAGCCTGCAGCCCCACTGAAACTGTGGGAGGGAGGGAAGATCTTTGAAATTTCTGAAAAAGCAGGAGAATACATGGACGTATTAACAATACCTCAGGTTCATAAAATTCTCAAAATACGGTAGGAGGTTTAAAAATGGAAATGGAAACAAATGTAACAGTAAAAGACGCTATGACATCCAGTGTGATTACAATAAAGCCTGAAAGCAGCGTAGCTGATGCTGCATTCTTAATGACCCAGAACGAAGTGGGTTGCCTAATAGTTAAGGTCAACGATGAGCCTGAAGGTATAATTACTGAAAGCGACATCATAAACAAAGTTGTTGCGCAAGATATCAGGGCCAGCGAAATTACTGTTAAGGAAGTAATGACCAAAAACCTCATAAAAATCGACCCTGGAAGAGAATTGAACGAAGCGGCACGTTTCATGTCAAAAATGAATATAAGAAGATTAGCTGTTGTTAAAGATGATTTACTTACCGGTATATTAACTGCAAATGACATAATGACGGTTTCTCCAGAACTTACTGAAATTCTGGTTGAAAATGCTAGAATGGAAAATCAGATGGATTTTAATCGTGAAGAAAGCCCAGTACCTGGAGTTTGTGAAACATGTGGGAATTTTATGGATTATTTAGATGAAATTGACGGTAAATTCGTCTGTGAAGAATGTAAAGAAGATTTAGAAGGTGATTTAATTTGAACTATGTTAAAGATGTTATGACACCAGATCCGGTTACAGTTTCTGTAGACACATATGCAACTAAAGTGAGATCTATTTTAAGGGATGAAAGTTTTAGATGCGTCCCTGTTGTATATGGAAACCATCTGGAAGGAATGATTACCCGTGGAAATATGATTAAGATATCTGCTACAAAGTCCAACATCGAAGCTCGTGGGATTATGGAAAGCCCAAAAGTTATTGCCAGACCAGATATGGAAGTTGCAGAAATTTCAAGGAAACTACTGGAAGCAGACATTGTTCAAGCACCTGTTGTTAGATCAGAAGATAGTATGGATCTTGTAGGCATAATAACTGTTGCTGATATCCTTGAAAATGTACTTGAAAGGAAATTAAAGCCCTTAAAACAGAATGTTGGTGAAATAACAGTTAGAAATGTTGTTACCTGTAACTATGATGATCCTCTATCAAAAGTGTGGGAAAAAATGGACGATACAGGTTTTTCTGGACTTCCTGTAATTAAAAAGAACAAGATCATAGGCATGATCACAAGGAAAGATATAATAAACTCAGGTCACCTGAAAATATCTAAAGATGGGGGAAATAAGAAACCTCCCAAGGTGGAAAGTATCATGAAGACTCCACCAATAGTTATTACTCCGGATAAGGGTATAAACGAAGCCGCTGAATTAATGATCAAATTTAATATTGGGAGACTACCAGTTGTAGATAATCCTGTATATGTAAAAAATGAACCCCATAGAGTAAAAGAAGCTGATCTTATAGGTATAGTTTCAAGAGAAGATATTTTAGGGTCGTACATAAATTGATTTTCCAAAGTTCAGACTTGAAGTATCAACATTGATTTTTATGTATTATTTTATTTCATATTTATGTGAGGTGTACTATGAGAAGAAAAGAACTAATTAATGTGGTGAAATCCAGAGAAAGAGCTCCCCTGGAGTTTGAAACACATATAGCAGAACATGAGGGCGATGTTATGAGTATCGCCAAAAAAGAAGTAATTACAGTGCCCCAAAGTGCAACAATAAAAGAATCTGCCGAAATAATGGTAAAGAACAAATTCAGAAGGCTACCTGTAACAGATCCTGGAACTGGAAAAATTCTGGGAATAGTAACATCGATGGACATATTGAATTTTTTAGGCGGTGGCGATAAATACCAGATTTTAGAGAAAAAACACGATGGTAACTTCTTATCTGCCATAAATGAATCTGTAAAAGAGATTATGACCAGAAAAGTGGAATTTTTGAATAATAAAAGTTCCATGGGAGATGCCCTATCTAAAATGCTTGAAAAAAAGGTCGGTGCACTTCCAGTAGTTGATTCAAATGAAAAAATAGTGGGAATTGTATCAGAAAGAGATTTTGCAATGCTTCTTTCAGGAGTATTAACTGATGAAGCTGTTGAAGATTATATGACCTCTTCTGTAATCAGCACAACACCGGGAACAAGAATTGAAGGCGCTACCAAAATAATGGTGAGAAATAGATTAAGAAGAATTCCTGTTACAGGAGAAGAAAGGAAAACACCCCATCCTGAGAATGATAAACTTGTGGGAATCGTTACATCAACTGATGTTCTTGAATTCCTCGGTAAAAACACAGCATTTGAAAAAATAATAACAAACAATGCTGATGAAGTTTTAAACACCAGCATATCTGATATAATGGAGAAAAATGTCATTACAGCCAGCATATATACACGATTAAGTGATGTAGCAGCTATAATGAAAAAAGAAGATATTGGAGGGCTACCAATAGTTAGAGATGATGAATTACTGGGAATAATTACAGAAAGTGACATTTTAAGGGCAATAAGTGGATAGGGGTTTTATCATGAAAGTTAATGATGTAATGAGCAGCGAAGTAATTGTAATTGGCCAGAACGAACATGTAAGTCATGCCAGAAATCTAATGCTTAAACATGGACTAAGCAGAGTCGTAGTTGTAGACAAAGACGAAAATCCAGTTGGGATCGTTACAGAAAAAGACCTGGCACGTAAATTAAGGGGAAGCGGCCCTGCATGGAAGAGAAGGCCCATTGATAAAATCTCAATTAGAAGAATCATGAGCAGCAGCATTCATACAATAGGTGCAGATGAAGACGTTAAAAATGCAGTAGAGATCATGATAAGAAATAAAATAAGTTCTGTTCCTGTTGTGGACTCTGAAGGACTGGCAGGAATAATAACAAAGACCGACCTCATGAAATTTTACATTTCAAAATACGCAGGCAGATGGAAAATCAGAGAGCTCATGACCGGAGATGTGGTCACTGTAAACCAGAATCACACTCTAAGCCACGTTATACGCCTTATGGATGAAAATAAAATATACGGGCTTGTTGTAATGTTTGACAGCGAAATTGCAGGAATTATAACTCCTGCAGATATTTCCTTTGCCAGGATTGATGATCCTGAAACAGGAGTAAGTATGGAAAGGATTTACTTTGTAAGGCAGCTTGCAGAAGGTGGAGACAAAAGAAAAGCCAGAGACGTGTCCATGCTCACAGCCGGAGATATCATGAGTGAGGATTTTGTGCAGATAGGTCCAGATGCAGATGCACTGGAAGCTGCAAAGCTCATGTCCAGTGAAGGTGCCAGCCATATTCCTGTTGTGGAGGGCAAAGATCTGGTCGGTATAATAACAAGAACTGATATAATCAAAGGAATTCAGTAGGGGGATAAACATGCGTGTAAAAGATATAATGAGCAGCGAAGTAATTGGAATAGATAAAGACCAGAACATCCACGATGCATTAAAACTCATGAAAAAACACAGAATTTCAAGATTAGCAGTTTTAAATGGACACGGAAGGAATAATAAAGAATTAGTTGGAATTATAACAGAAAAAGATATTGCTTCAAGGCTTGGTTCATCAAAATACGGTAACCTCCCACCTTCCCATTTCCATGTATCAACGGTAATGAGTACAGAGGTCATAACCGTAGAAAGCAAAGAGACCATTGGGAATGCTGCAAAATTGATGGTTGATAACAAAATTGGAGGATTACCTGTTGTGGATGATGATGATTTAGTGGGAATTGTTACCAAGACAGATTTTGTCAAAACATGCCAGGGAGTGCCCTACACTAACACTCTTATAAAAGAAAGAATGGAAACAGATTTAATGACCATTAACTCTAAGGATAGACTTGTTCATGCAAGAAGAATGATTGTTGATGAAGATCTGGGAAGGCTTCTTGTAATGGACGACGGTAGTATTGAAGGGATAATAACCGCAAAGGACATAGCTTGCTCAATGATATCCTTTAGAAAAGTTGTTCCAGACAAATACCAGTCTTCAAGAATAAGAAATCTCCTTGTAGAAGATATTATGACTCAAAATGTGCACACAATTTTAGAAAGTGCTACAATAGCCGATGCTTCAACCATGATGGTGAATGAAGAGTGCAGCGGAATACCAGCTGTGGATGATACAGGTAGTGTTAAAGGAATGATCACTAAAACAGATATCATGAAATTCATTGTTGACCTGGAGGAGGTCAGCTGAATTTACCTGAAATTAAATGCCCGGATTGTGATTTGAAGATGAACATTGATTGGAGGAGGAATAACTCCTTCAACAATTTCTTTTTTCATTGTTCCTCATGCAATCTGGAATCCAGAGTGGTTATTGAGAATTTTTTAGATAAAAAACTTCAAGAAATCCTTGGAGTTAAGGCAGAAAGGCTTAATCACGCTATAGAAAAAGGAATTATTAAATTTTTTGATTTTAAAGGTATCCCTGCACTCCAGTTTAAAAAAGATGTTGGTAAAGTTGAATCTGGAACTGTAATTTACTTTAAAGAAAAAATAGAAGTTATAAGAGGCTTTCCAAAGACCAGAAGAACTTTGATGCTCTCACCAACTATTGAAAATCATTTTGAAAACAGAGTTGTTGTAGAAGAGAAGATGAATGGTTACAATGTCCGTATAGCTTCTATTGGAGATGAAATAATTGCTCTAACAAGGGGAGGGTATATATGTCCTTATACCACCAAAAAAGCCGTGGAAATAATGGATCTTAGCAATTTTTTCAATGATAACCATGATCTTGTAATTTGTGGAGAAATGGTAGGTACAGATAACCCTTATGTTTCTCACCACTACCTGGAAATAGGCAGTCTGGGTTTTAGAGTTTTTGACCTTCGAAAAAAGACTTCAAATGAGCCTCTACCCCTTAAAGAGAAATATAAACTCCTTCAAAAATATAATCTCCCATCTGTACGCG contains:
- a CDS encoding CBS domain-containing protein, with translation MKVNDVMSSEVIVIGQNEHVSHARNLMLKHGLSRVVVVDKDENPVGIVTEKDLARKLRGSGPAWKRRPIDKISIRRIMSSSIHTIGADEDVKNAVEIMIRNKISSVPVVDSEGLAGIITKTDLMKFYISKYAGRWKIRELMTGDVVTVNQNHTLSHVIRLMDENKIYGLVVMFDSEIAGIITPADISFARIDDPETGVSMERIYFVRQLAEGGDKRKARDVSMLTAGDIMSEDFVQIGPDADALEAAKLMSSEGASHIPVVEGKDLVGIITRTDIIKGIQ
- a CDS encoding RNA ligase, which codes for MVIENFLDKKLQEILGVKAERLNHAIEKGIIKFFDFKGIPALQFKKDVGKVESGTVIYFKEKIEVIRGFPKTRRTLMLSPTIENHFENRVVVEEKMNGYNVRIASIGDEIIALTRGGYICPYTTKKAVEIMDLSNFFNDNHDLVICGEMVGTDNPYVSHHYLEIGSLGFRVFDLRKKTSNEPLPLKEKYKLLQKYNLPSVRVLGTFNVKDAAEYIKKIVKKIGEENREGIVMKDPQMEIGPLKYTSSQAHDDEIKYAFTYPFDFGRDFFFSRVIREGFQAFEMDESEEEVQERAKRLGESILYPMLATIKNVSSGNIAGEDMVIDVENREEAEKFLRHLHDLGVYAILIEFKDNKAVIRRIYQSTTDKINNFLNGGLY
- a CDS encoding CBS domain-containing protein — protein: MRVKDIMSSEVIGIDKDQNIHDALKLMKKHRISRLAVLNGHGRNNKELVGIITEKDIASRLGSSKYGNLPPSHFHVSTVMSTEVITVESKETIGNAAKLMVDNKIGGLPVVDDDDLVGIVTKTDFVKTCQGVPYTNTLIKERMETDLMTINSKDRLVHARRMIVDEDLGRLLVMDDGSIEGIITAKDIACSMISFRKVVPDKYQSSRIRNLLVEDIMTQNVHTILESATIADASTMMVNEECSGIPAVDDTGSVKGMITKTDIMKFIVDLEEVS
- a CDS encoding CBS domain-containing protein produces the protein MRRKELINVVKSRERAPLEFETHIAEHEGDVMSIAKKEVITVPQSATIKESAEIMVKNKFRRLPVTDPGTGKILGIVTSMDILNFLGGGDKYQILEKKHDGNFLSAINESVKEIMTRKVEFLNNKSSMGDALSKMLEKKVGALPVVDSNEKIVGIVSERDFAMLLSGVLTDEAVEDYMTSSVISTTPGTRIEGATKIMVRNRLRRIPVTGEERKTPHPENDKLVGIVTSTDVLEFLGKNTAFEKIITNNADEVLNTSISDIMEKNVITASIYTRLSDVAAIMKKEDIGGLPIVRDDELLGIITESDILRAISG